One Hermetia illucens chromosome 4, iHerIll2.2.curated.20191125, whole genome shotgun sequence DNA segment encodes these proteins:
- the LOC119655505 gene encoding basic salivary proline-rich protein 2 has protein sequence MNKWILLSFIIATLAIISMDALSFGSNSGGVLSAGTDAAFEQGSRGSPSQGSPSQGSPPQGSRPQGSPPQGSRPPGPPPNGTYPRPPSSSSG, from the exons ATGAACAAGTGGATTCTGTTGTCGTTTATCATCGCAACTCTTGCGATCATT TCCATGGATGCCCTCTCGTTTGGTTCCAACTCGGGCGGTGTATTATCGGCAGGCACCGATGCTG CTTTCGAGCAAGGGTCTAGAGGATCTCCTTCTCAAGGATCACCTTCTCAGGGATCTCCTCCTCAAGGATCTCGTCCTCAGGGATCTCCTCCTCAAGGATCTCGCCCACCAGGACCTCCACCAAATGGAACTTATCCCCGACCACCATCTTCTTCCTCTGGTTAA